A region from the Vicia villosa cultivar HV-30 ecotype Madison, WI linkage group LG3, Vvil1.0, whole genome shotgun sequence genome encodes:
- the LOC131658675 gene encoding uncharacterized protein LOC131658675, with protein MTRRKDKAVIQNSPAKKAAVKSPSKDSVKKKSTSAGPVKTRTKSIGVSPSNGRQELLKNMSLMLRLALERELAQNARDCKDIMELIEASGLIKTVVHLSKCYETLVKEFIVNLSEECSDKKSKEFRKVFVRGKCVNFSSTVINNLLGRSDEAQPELKLSDNKVCQVITANQVRSWPLKGKLSASKLSMKYTILHKIGAANWVPTNHKSIVSTVLGKFIYAVGTNAKFDYGTYIF; from the exons ATGACTAGGAGAAAAGACAAAGCTGTGATTCAGAATTCTCCTGCGAAGAAAGCTGCGGTTAAAAGCCCTTCCAAAGattctgtcaagaagaagagTACCTCTGCAGGACCTGTAAAAACCAGAACTAAAAGTATTGGAGTTAGTCCCTCAAATGGAAGGCAAGAGTTGTTGAAGAATATGAGTCTGATGTTGAG ATTGGCCCTTGAGAGGGAATTGGCTCAGAATGCTCGTGACTGTAAGGATATAATGGAATTGATTGAGGCTTCTGGACTAATCAAAACTGTTGTCCATCTGAGTAAATGCTATGAAACGCTGGTCAAAGAGTTCATAGTAAACCTCTCTGAAGAGTGTTCTGACAAAAAATCCAAGGAGTTCAGAAAAGTGTTTGTAAGAGGAAAATGTGTTAACTTCTCGTCCACTGTGATTAACAACCTATTGGGAAGGTCTGatgaagctcaacctgagcttaAACTCTCTGATAACAAGGTATGCCAAGTTATCACTGCAAACCAAGTCAGGAGCTGGCCATTGAAAGGAAAATTGTCTGCTAGTAAACTAAGCATGAAATACACAATACTGCATAAGATTGGGGCTGCTAATTGGGTGCCAACAAATCACAAGTCTATTGTTTCAACTGTTCTTGGAAAATTTATCTATGCTGTTGGTACAAATGCAAAGTTTGACTATGGTACCTACATTTTTTAG